In Streptomyces sp. NBC_01551, one DNA window encodes the following:
- a CDS encoding LPXTG cell wall anchor domain-containing protein, producing the protein MSARISAAVTTRRSLRTAAATATAAVAAVAGTALTPLSAYAAPAEGGKPALRIELGAPIPSGPLTRGGATESFDLTVTNPSDKAAPFHPWLLGNLGSPIALKKNDVVFKVDEVNAPDTASFIGDQDGGWQGLFYPAGKDASAGFEVPAGGKLKWKVTVGLGKSFPINSNMFELRAKTLAKELAPGGDAAIGFKATPAKGPAATLSTHFENNGSCDGTNDETRCKQLMLWYRHEGIAFTSDLVTRLTVKFPGDVKHPDTQVRVMVDGNWTDVAADSNGTFLLPRMEKDFQGIPAESFALQVKLGPKTQVTQPTLVTLQADVALAENRSKTFSTTATDFKLAPAKQAATKPEQSKPAKPAGSNTQTSQTSSQTGSGSSAASSSPAAAPAGGTTQASGSLAHTGSDSNSGLYAGLAAVLVALGGAAAWLGTRRRGGVRA; encoded by the coding sequence ATGTCCGCTCGCATCTCCGCCGCCGTCACCACCCGCCGTTCCCTCCGCACCGCGGCCGCCACCGCCACCGCCGCCGTCGCCGCCGTCGCCGGTACGGCCCTGACGCCGCTGTCGGCCTACGCCGCGCCCGCCGAAGGCGGCAAGCCCGCGCTGCGGATCGAGCTGGGCGCCCCCATCCCAAGCGGCCCGCTGACCCGCGGCGGTGCGACCGAGAGCTTCGACCTCACGGTCACGAACCCGAGCGACAAGGCCGCCCCGTTCCACCCCTGGCTCCTCGGCAACCTCGGCAGCCCGATCGCGCTCAAGAAGAACGACGTCGTCTTCAAGGTGGACGAGGTCAACGCGCCGGACACCGCGTCCTTCATCGGCGACCAGGACGGCGGCTGGCAGGGCCTGTTCTACCCGGCCGGCAAGGACGCCTCCGCGGGCTTCGAGGTCCCGGCGGGCGGCAAGCTGAAGTGGAAGGTCACCGTCGGTCTCGGCAAGAGCTTCCCGATCAACAGCAACATGTTCGAGCTGCGCGCCAAGACCCTGGCCAAGGAGCTGGCGCCGGGCGGCGACGCCGCCATCGGCTTCAAGGCGACCCCGGCGAAGGGCCCGGCGGCCACGCTGTCCACCCACTTCGAGAACAACGGCTCCTGCGACGGCACGAACGACGAGACCCGCTGCAAGCAGCTCATGCTCTGGTACCGGCACGAGGGCATCGCGTTCACCTCCGACCTCGTCACCCGCCTGACCGTGAAGTTCCCGGGCGACGTCAAGCACCCGGACACCCAGGTGCGCGTGATGGTCGACGGCAACTGGACCGACGTCGCGGCCGACAGCAACGGCACCTTCCTGCTGCCGCGCATGGAGAAGGACTTCCAGGGGATCCCGGCCGAGTCGTTCGCGCTCCAGGTCAAGCTCGGCCCCAAGACGCAGGTCACCCAGCCCACCCTTGTCACCCTTCAGGCGGACGTCGCCCTGGCGGAGAACAGGTCCAAGACCTTCTCCACCACCGCCACGGACTTCAAGCTGGCCCCGGCCAAGCAGGCCGCCACCAAGCCCGAGCAGTCCAAGCCCGCCAAGCCGGCCGGCTCCAACACCCAGACCTCCCAGACGTCCTCGCAGACGGGCTCCGGCTCCTCGGCCGCGTCCTCCTCCCCGGCCGCCGCGCCCGCAGGCGGCACCACCCAGGCCTCGGGCTCCCTCGCCCACACCGGCTCCGACTCCAACTCCGGCCTCTACGCCGGCCTGGCCGCCGTCCTCGTCGCCCTCGGCGGCGCGGCCGCCTGGCTCGGCACCCGCCGCCGCGGCGGCGTCCGCGCCTGA
- a CDS encoding helix-turn-helix transcriptional regulator produces MAKAANKVSAGGVARLVSHLVRAFRERERLTQKELGAMIGYSAAAISALETGAQPPSDDMLVKLEAVIGDGMGVFELARELLLLEKYPVRFRQFSQLEATAFAISSYETHVVDGLFQTEDYARALIRGGYPPVSEAKVEELVEARMVRKALFDRDPMAMIELILDESVLLRPFGSWEIHRGQLRSLVKDAQRVNVTVQVLPLERGLKGSYAGDRGAMKLVETKDHDHVVYMEIEDESILVSNRATVSGLAHRYAKIRAQALSPDESLGLIERLAGEPK; encoded by the coding sequence GTGGCGAAGGCGGCCAACAAGGTGTCGGCGGGTGGGGTGGCGCGGCTCGTGTCCCACCTGGTGAGGGCGTTCCGGGAGCGGGAACGGCTGACCCAGAAGGAGCTGGGGGCGATGATCGGCTACTCGGCGGCGGCGATCAGCGCCCTGGAGACGGGGGCGCAGCCGCCGAGCGACGACATGCTGGTCAAGCTTGAGGCCGTCATCGGGGACGGGATGGGGGTGTTCGAGCTGGCGCGGGAGCTGCTTTTACTGGAGAAGTATCCGGTGCGCTTCCGGCAGTTCTCCCAGCTGGAGGCGACGGCGTTCGCCATCTCCTCGTATGAGACCCACGTGGTGGATGGCCTCTTTCAGACCGAGGACTACGCCCGGGCGCTGATCCGTGGCGGCTATCCGCCAGTGTCGGAGGCAAAGGTCGAGGAGCTGGTCGAGGCGCGGATGGTCCGCAAAGCGCTCTTCGATCGCGACCCGATGGCGATGATCGAGCTGATCCTCGACGAGTCCGTCCTGCTGAGGCCCTTCGGCTCGTGGGAGATCCATCGCGGACAGCTGCGGTCCCTCGTCAAGGATGCCCAGCGCGTCAACGTCACCGTGCAGGTCCTGCCCTTGGAACGCGGCCTGAAGGGCTCCTATGCGGGAGACCGCGGTGCCATGAAGCTGGTGGAGACGAAGGACCACGACCACGTGGTCTACATGGAAATCGAGGACGAGAGCATCCTCGTGAGCAACCGGGCCACGGTGTCCGGACTGGCCCATCGGTATGCGAAGATCCGCGCACAGGCCCTCAGCCCGGACGAATCCCTGGGCCTCATCGAGCGGTTGGCGGGAGAACCGAAATGA
- a CDS encoding MarR family winged helix-turn-helix transcriptional regulator codes for MHYSERLLAHIKQAERITQAAKEAAVREAGITAAQQAALAVLSDNPGINAAELARRLSVTPQTMNSLLGRLESRGLIARNPHPIHGTLIEIRMTERGREVFAEADALVAKLDARLAEGLSEAESAAVRDLLARIVRNAESQP; via the coding sequence ATGCACTACTCCGAGCGCCTGTTGGCCCACATCAAGCAGGCCGAACGCATCACGCAGGCCGCGAAGGAGGCCGCGGTGCGGGAGGCGGGGATCACCGCCGCGCAGCAGGCCGCGCTCGCCGTGCTCAGCGACAACCCGGGGATCAACGCGGCGGAACTCGCGCGGCGGCTCTCGGTGACCCCGCAGACGATGAACAGCCTGCTCGGCCGACTGGAGTCCCGCGGCCTGATCGCCCGCAACCCGCACCCGATACACGGCACGCTGATCGAGATCCGCATGACCGAGCGCGGCCGGGAGGTCTTCGCCGAAGCCGACGCCCTGGTGGCAAAGCTCGACGCCCGCCTGGCCGAGGGTCTCTCCGAAGCCGAGTCGGCCGCCGTCCGCGACCTCCTCGCCCGCATCGTCCGCAACGCCGAGTCCCAGCCCTGA
- a CDS encoding DUF397 domain-containing protein, with the protein MSTSTLRWFKSSYSDSGGADCVEVAYDWHKSSHSDSGGGNCVEVASCPHAVHVRDSKALGPTFAVAPTAWADFAGWAAHA; encoded by the coding sequence ATGAGCACCAGCACCCTGCGGTGGTTCAAGTCGAGCTACAGCGACAGCGGCGGCGCTGACTGCGTCGAGGTGGCCTACGACTGGCACAAGTCGAGCCACAGCGACAGCGGCGGCGGCAACTGCGTCGAGGTGGCGAGCTGCCCGCACGCCGTGCACGTGCGGGACTCCAAGGCCCTCGGCCCCACGTTCGCGGTAGCGCCAACGGCCTGGGCGGACTTCGCCGGCTGGGCCGCGCACGCCTGA
- a CDS encoding heme-binding protein, with protein sequence MTVRVRPALSNELARAIVDAALAAARETDLLFSVAVVDESGHLSAFARMDGSGLMTIQIAQDKAYTAAAFGLSTTDWHEFAENDPQLSVGARTGIDRLVTFGGGLPIVVEGRLVGGIGVSGGHWSDDVKIAEAGLAVIPA encoded by the coding sequence GTGACCGTTCGCGTTCGGCCCGCCCTCAGCAATGAACTGGCCCGTGCCATCGTCGACGCCGCCCTCGCGGCCGCACGGGAGACCGACCTGCTGTTCTCCGTCGCCGTGGTCGACGAGTCCGGCCACCTCAGCGCGTTCGCGCGGATGGACGGCTCGGGGCTGATGACCATCCAGATCGCCCAGGACAAGGCCTACACGGCGGCCGCCTTCGGGTTGAGCACCACCGACTGGCACGAGTTCGCCGAGAACGACCCCCAGCTGTCGGTGGGGGCCCGGACCGGGATCGACCGCCTCGTCACGTTCGGCGGTGGGCTGCCGATCGTCGTCGAGGGCCGGCTCGTCGGCGGGATCGGCGTCTCGGGCGGCCACTGGTCGGACGACGTGAAGATCGCGGAGGCCGGTCTGGCCGTCATCCCCGCATGA
- a CDS encoding S9 family peptidase, whose amino-acid sequence MTDPADPAVERDAAEAASAFSHPPVRPDASAAYGEHPDQVVDFYAPRGETTHELGSAPLVVVLHGGAWRAPYDRQHVTPFADFLARRGFAVANVEYRRGSSLPHQGGEGPVAGRWPETFDDVAAAMDALPGLAGSALPQADVRRVVVTGHSAGGHLALWAAARHVLPADAPAGWRLPSPPQLRGVVALAPIADFAVAEDLGVCGGASAQLLGGKEYFAGRLPYADPAALLPTGIATALVQGRDDIVVPEQVAESYVAAAAQAGELVGLTLLDGVGHFPLIDPAADACAVVSEEISQLAW is encoded by the coding sequence ATGACGGACCCCGCGGACCCCGCAGTCGAACGGGACGCCGCCGAGGCCGCCTCGGCCTTCTCCCACCCGCCGGTCCGGCCCGACGCCAGCGCCGCGTACGGGGAGCACCCCGACCAGGTGGTGGACTTCTACGCCCCGCGCGGCGAGACCACCCACGAGCTGGGGTCGGCCCCGCTGGTGGTCGTCCTGCACGGCGGCGCGTGGCGGGCCCCGTACGACCGCCAGCACGTCACCCCCTTCGCGGATTTCCTGGCCCGGCGGGGTTTCGCCGTCGCCAATGTCGAGTACCGGCGCGGGAGTTCCCTGCCGCACCAGGGGGGCGAGGGGCCGGTGGCGGGGCGCTGGCCCGAGACCTTCGACGATGTCGCCGCCGCCATGGACGCGCTCCCCGGGCTGGCGGGGAGCGCGCTGCCGCAGGCGGATGTACGGAGGGTCGTGGTGACGGGCCACTCCGCCGGCGGCCACCTCGCCCTGTGGGCGGCCGCCCGGCACGTCCTCCCGGCCGACGCTCCCGCCGGCTGGAGGCTGCCTTCCCCGCCGCAGCTGCGCGGCGTGGTGGCGCTGGCCCCCATCGCGGACTTCGCGGTGGCGGAGGATCTGGGAGTGTGTGGCGGGGCGTCGGCGCAGTTGCTCGGCGGGAAGGAGTACTTCGCCGGGCGCCTGCCGTACGCCGATCCGGCGGCGTTGCTGCCGACGGGGATCGCGACGGCGCTGGTGCAGGGGCGGGACGACATCGTGGTCCCGGAGCAGGTCGCGGAGTCGTACGTTGCTGCCGCCGCTCAGGCGGGCGAGCTGGTCGGGCTGACGCTGCTGGACGGGGTCGGGCACTTCCCGCTGATCGACCCGGCGGCGGATGCCTGCGCGGTGGTTTCCGAGGAGATCTCGCAGCTGGCCTGGTAG
- the kynU gene encoding kynureninase produces the protein MSDAPALQQQAADLDATDDLAKLRDRFTLPDGLVYLDGNSLGALPEGVAAATADVVHRQWGELLIRSWDESAWWTAPERIGDKLSPLIGAAPGQTVVGDSTSVNLFKALVGAARLAPPGRTRMLVDANTFPTDGYIAASAARMTGLHVVPVDPSVAAEAMGEDTAVVLLNHVDYRTGRLHDLPALTRAAHATGAISVWDLCHSAGALPVGLDAHQVDLAVGCTYKYLNGGPGSPAYLYIAARHQDAFDSPLPGWNGHADPFAMTSGYTPADGAVRGRVGTPDILSMLALEAALDAWDGVSIEQVRAKSLALTDFFLDCVAAYVPEGKVQAVTPAEHARRGSQVSLRAENAAEIMRELIARGVVGDFRAPDVLRFGFTPLYVGFADVERAARTLGHIFG, from the coding sequence ATGTCTGACGCTCCCGCGCTCCAGCAGCAGGCTGCCGACCTCGACGCCACCGACGACCTGGCCAAACTCCGCGACCGCTTCACCCTCCCGGACGGCCTCGTCTACCTCGACGGCAACTCCCTCGGCGCCCTCCCGGAGGGAGTCGCGGCGGCCACGGCCGACGTCGTGCACCGCCAGTGGGGCGAGCTCCTCATCCGCTCCTGGGACGAATCCGCCTGGTGGACCGCCCCGGAACGCATCGGCGACAAACTCAGCCCCCTGATCGGCGCGGCCCCCGGCCAGACGGTCGTGGGCGACTCCACCAGCGTCAACCTCTTCAAGGCCCTGGTCGGCGCGGCCCGCCTGGCCCCGCCCGGCCGCACGCGGATGCTGGTCGACGCGAACACCTTCCCCACCGACGGCTACATCGCGGCCTCGGCCGCCCGGATGACCGGCCTCCACGTCGTCCCGGTCGACCCGTCCGTCGCCGCGGAGGCGATGGGCGAGGACACCGCCGTCGTCCTCCTCAACCACGTCGACTACCGCACCGGCCGCCTGCACGACCTCCCCGCCCTCACCCGGGCGGCCCACGCGACCGGCGCGATCTCCGTCTGGGACCTCTGCCACAGCGCCGGCGCCCTCCCGGTCGGCCTCGACGCGCACCAGGTCGACCTCGCGGTCGGCTGTACGTACAAGTACCTGAACGGCGGACCCGGCTCCCCGGCGTACCTCTACATAGCCGCCCGCCACCAGGACGCCTTCGACTCCCCGCTCCCCGGCTGGAACGGTCACGCGGACCCCTTCGCGATGACCTCGGGCTACACCCCGGCCGACGGCGCGGTGCGGGGGCGGGTCGGGACCCCCGACATCCTCTCCATGCTCGCCCTGGAGGCCGCCCTCGACGCGTGGGACGGCGTCTCGATCGAGCAGGTCCGGGCGAAGTCGCTGGCCCTGACCGACTTCTTCCTCGACTGCGTCGCCGCGTACGTCCCGGAAGGCAAGGTCCAGGCCGTCACGCCGGCCGAGCACGCCCGCCGCGGCAGCCAGGTCTCCCTGCGCGCCGAGAACGCGGCGGAGATCATGCGCGAGCTGATCGCGCGCGGCGTCGTCGGGGACTTCCGCGCCCCGGACGTCCTGCGCTTCGGCTTCACCCCGCTCTACGTCGGTTTCGCCGACGTGGAGCGTGCCGCCCGGACACTGGGTCACATTTTCGGGTGA
- a CDS encoding polysaccharide deacetylase family protein: MHSNPLTRRAALLGLTALLASTAAPSAAAAAGELDGEEVRRIPTDRRVAALTFNAAWNEDGLADVLATLRGRRAPATFFVTGEFAEAHPQALRDITAAGHGIGNHSHTHPHFRDITLREAEQEMDRADRAIRTGSGAAPAPFFRFPYSEVTEQGIAAANARGWTNVEFTLDTKGYLGTEGGMTVKEAVSRVADTLTPGQIVQMHVGTQNTGADVIDALALPDIIALLHSEGYEITDLRTALPGPGR, from the coding sequence GTGCACTCGAACCCCCTCACGCGCCGCGCCGCGCTCCTCGGCCTCACCGCCCTGCTGGCCTCGACCGCCGCCCCGTCCGCCGCCGCCGCCGCGGGTGAACTCGACGGTGAGGAGGTCCGCCGCATCCCCACCGACCGGCGCGTCGCGGCCCTCACCTTCAACGCCGCCTGGAACGAGGACGGCCTCGCGGACGTCCTCGCCACCCTGCGCGGCCGCCGCGCCCCCGCGACCTTCTTCGTCACGGGAGAGTTCGCCGAGGCCCACCCCCAAGCCCTGCGCGACATCACCGCCGCCGGCCACGGGATCGGCAACCACTCCCACACCCACCCCCACTTCCGCGACATCACGCTCCGCGAGGCCGAGCAGGAGATGGACCGGGCCGACCGGGCGATCCGCACCGGGAGCGGCGCCGCCCCGGCCCCGTTCTTCCGCTTCCCGTACAGCGAAGTCACGGAACAGGGCATCGCCGCCGCCAACGCACGCGGTTGGACCAACGTCGAATTCACCCTCGACACCAAGGGCTACCTCGGCACCGAGGGCGGCATGACCGTCAAGGAGGCCGTCTCCCGCGTCGCCGACACCCTGACCCCGGGCCAGATCGTGCAGATGCACGTGGGCACGCAGAACACGGGCGCGGACGTCATCGACGCCCTCGCCCTCCCGGACATCATCGCCCTGCTCCACTCCGAGGGCTACGAAATCACCGACCTGCGCACCGCGCTGCCGGGCCCCGGCAGATAG
- a CDS encoding adenylosuccinate synthase has protein sequence MPALVLLGAQWGDEGKGKATDLLGGSVDYVVRYQGGNNAGHTVVVGDQKYALHLLPSGILSPGCTPVIGNGVVVDPAVLLSELRGLNERGIDTSKLLISGNAHLITPYNVTLDKVGERFLGKRKIGTTGRGIGPTYADKINRIGIRVQDLYDESILTQKVEAALEGKNQLLAKLYNRRAIEAGAIVEEMLQYADQIKGYVADTTLILNNALDEDKVVLFEGGQGTLLDVDHGTYPFVTSSNPTAGGACTGTGVGPTKISRVIGILKAYTTRVGAGPFPTELFDQDGEDLRRIGGERGVTTGRDRRCGWFDAPIARYATRVNGLTDFFLTKLDVLTGWEQIPVCVAYEIDGKRVEELPYSQTDFHHAKPIYENLPGWSEDITKAKTFSDLPKNAQAYVKALEEMSGAPISAIGVGPGRTETIEINSFL, from the coding sequence GTGCCCGCTCTTGTGCTGCTCGGAGCTCAGTGGGGTGACGAGGGCAAGGGAAAGGCCACCGACCTGCTCGGTGGATCCGTTGACTATGTAGTGCGCTACCAGGGCGGCAACAACGCCGGCCACACGGTTGTCGTAGGCGACCAGAAGTACGCACTGCACCTTCTCCCTTCCGGCATCCTCTCCCCCGGATGCACCCCGGTCATCGGCAACGGTGTCGTGGTCGACCCGGCCGTACTGCTGTCGGAGCTCCGCGGGCTCAACGAACGCGGAATCGACACCTCCAAGCTGCTCATCAGCGGTAACGCGCACCTCATTACGCCGTACAACGTGACGTTGGACAAGGTCGGCGAGCGTTTCCTCGGCAAGCGCAAGATCGGCACCACCGGTCGCGGCATCGGCCCGACCTACGCGGACAAGATCAACCGCATCGGTATCCGCGTCCAGGACCTGTACGACGAGTCGATCCTCACCCAGAAGGTCGAAGCGGCGCTGGAGGGCAAGAACCAGCTCCTCGCGAAGCTCTACAACCGCCGGGCCATCGAGGCCGGCGCGATCGTGGAGGAGATGCTCCAGTACGCGGACCAGATCAAGGGCTACGTCGCCGACACCACCCTGATCCTCAACAACGCGCTCGACGAGGACAAGGTCGTGCTCTTCGAGGGCGGCCAGGGCACGCTGCTCGACGTCGACCACGGCACGTACCCCTTCGTCACGTCCTCGAACCCGACCGCGGGCGGCGCCTGCACCGGTACGGGCGTCGGTCCGACGAAGATCAGCCGCGTCATCGGCATCCTCAAGGCCTACACCACGCGCGTCGGCGCGGGCCCGTTCCCGACCGAGCTGTTCGACCAGGACGGCGAGGACCTGCGCCGCATCGGTGGCGAGCGCGGTGTCACCACCGGCCGTGACCGCCGCTGCGGCTGGTTCGACGCCCCGATCGCCCGCTACGCGACCCGCGTGAACGGCCTGACGGACTTCTTCCTCACCAAGCTGGACGTGCTGACCGGCTGGGAGCAGATCCCGGTCTGCGTCGCGTACGAGATCGACGGCAAGCGCGTCGAGGAGCTCCCGTACTCGCAGACGGACTTCCACCACGCGAAGCCGATCTACGAAAACCTGCCCGGCTGGTCCGAGGACATCACCAAGGCCAAGACGTTCTCGGACCTCCCGAAGAACGCCCAGGCCTACGTGAAGGCCCTGGAGGAGATGTCGGGCGCCCCGATCTCCGCGATCGGCGTCGGCCCCGGCCGGACCGAGACGATCGAGATCAACTCGTTCCTGTAG